In one window of Brassica rapa cultivar Chiifu-401-42 chromosome A07, CAAS_Brap_v3.01, whole genome shotgun sequence DNA:
- the LOC103829579 gene encoding UPF0496 protein At5g66670: MVFCGLFSPLMNCIKPSSNKNNSPRSKYSSDLKYYTSSCQQDSDLKTFDSSLHKRTNSVMKLLADQAKSQSISQGSLMEVYEFMLDLNRDVVKEIIESREDVRNNKDLTSLVDVYFKNTSKTLDFCNTVQNCVKIAENSRLIIRYAVKQFEAESEDANKNKYAKTLEELNKFKAVGDPFDGEFLTQYDSVYEEQVLLLDELGKLRAKLDKKQRNLKTWRRLSNVVFITAFVSVLLLSVAAAALSAPIVLTAVAAGLTPSIEVVGKWSNKMWKKYEKAVKRQRGLVSTVETGVKVNRIATDSIKLEVDNLRIRLKFILETVDFAVERGEDEEATRLAMQEIKKKVEGLTEKIKEVGQHTDRFSKVISSERRLVLQHILSLPANSLS; the protein is encoded by the coding sequence ATGGTGTTCTGTGGACTCTTCTCTCCTCTTATGAATTGCATCAAACCAAGTTCTAACAAGAACAATTCCCCGAGGTCCAAATACTCATCAGACCTCAAGTACTACACATCCTCTTGCCAACAAGACTCCGACCTCAAGACCTTTGATTCCTCCCTTCACAAGCGAACAAATAGTGTCATGAAGTTGCTCGCCGATCAGGCCAAGTCCCAGTCTATATCCCAAGGCTCACTCATGGAGGTCTACGAGTTTATGCTCGACCTCAACCGAGATGTAGTAAAGGAGATCATCGAAAGCAGAGAAGACGTCAGGAACAACAAAGACCTGACCTCTTTGGTCGATGTCTACTTCAAAAACACCTCCAAGACCTTAGACTTCTGCAACACCGTCCAGAACTGCGTCAAGATAGCAGAGAACAGCCGCCTTATCATCCGTTACGCGGTGAAGCAGTTCGAGGCAGAATCCGAGGACGCAAACAAGAACAAGTACGCGAAAACCTTGGAGGAGCTGAATAAGTTTAAAGCCGTGGGAGATCCTTTCGACGGAGAGTTCTTGACTCAGTACGACTCGGTGTACGAGGAGCAGGTTCTGCTTCTTGATGAATTAGGTAAGCTGAGAGCAAAGCTAGACAAGAAACAGAGGAATCTAAAGACGTGGAGGAGACTTTCAAATGTGGTTTTCATAACTGCGTTCGTCTCCGTTCTTCTCTTATCGGTGGCTGCAGCTGCACTGAGCGCACCGATAGTGTTGACTGCGGTCGCCGCTGGGTTGACCCCGTCGATCGAGGTTGTCGGAAAATGGAGTAACAAGATGTGGAAGAAGTACGAAAAGGCTGTCAAGAGACAGAGGGGGTTGGTCTCGACGGTGGAGACTGGGGTGAAAGTTAATAGAATAGCGACGGATAGCATAAAACTGGAAGTTGATAATCTGAGAATAAGGTTGAAATTTATTCTGGAGACTGTTGATTTTGCGGTGGAGAGAGGAGAAGATGAGGAGGCGACGAGACTTGCGATGCAAGAAATCAAGAAGAAAGTAGAAGGGCTTACGGAGAAAATCAAGGAAGTAGGTCAACACACGGATAGGTTCAGCAAAGTCATTTCTTCGGAGAGACGTCTCGTTCTGCAGCACATCCTCAGCTTACCCGCCAACTCCCTCTCCTAG
- the LOC103829577 gene encoding UDP-glycosyltransferase 72E3, translating into MQMTKPHAAMFSSPGMGHLIPVIELAKRLSANHGFRVTVFVLETDAASAQSKFLTSSGVDFVNLPSPDISQLVNPADHVVTKIGVIMRETVPALRSKIAEMNQKPTALIIDLFGTDALCLASEFNMLTYVLIASNARYVGVAMYYPTLDKDVKEEHTVQRKPLEIPGCEPVRFEDTMDAYLVPDEPLYRDFIRHCLAYPKADGILVNTWDEMEPRSLKSLQDPKLLGRVARVPVYPVGPLCRPVETSETDHPVLDWLNEQPDESVLYISFGSGGSLTAKQLTELAWGLEQSQQRFVWVVRPPVDGSSCSDYVSANGGGGAKDSTPEYLPEGFVTRTCDRGLVVPSWAPQTEVLAHRAVGGFLTHCGWNSTLEGVVSGVPMIAWPLFAEQNMNAALLSDELGIAVRADDSKEAITRSEIEAVVRKVMAEEEGEEMRRRVKELRDKAEMSLSIDGGGSAHESLCKVTEECTRFLERDRDLARGA; encoded by the coding sequence atGCAAATGACAAAACCACACGCCGCCATGTTTTCAAGTCCCGGAATGGGCCACCTCATCCCGGTGATCGAGCTCGCTAAACGTCTCTCCGCTAACCACGGCTTCCGCGTCACCGTCTTCGTCCTCGAAACCGACGCAGCCTCCGCTCAGTCCAAGTTCTTAACCTCGAGCGGCGTGGACTTCGTCAACCTTCCATCGCCGGACATTTCTCAACTAGTGAACCCCGCAGATCACGTGGTGACCAAGATAGGAGTCATTATGCGTGAAACGGTTCCAGCCCTCCGTTCCAAGATCGCCGAGATGAATCAAAAGCCAACGGCTCTGATCATCGACTTGTTCGGAACAGATGCTTTATGTCTAGCATCAGAATTCAATATGTTGACGTATGTGTTGATCGCTTCCAACGCACGTTATGTTGGGGTTGCTATGTATTATCCAACTTTGGACAAAGATGTCAAAGAAGAGCACACGGTACAAAGAAAACCGCTTGAAATACCGGGATGTGAACCGGTTCGATTTGAAGATACCATGGACGCATACCTGGTTCCGGACGAACCGCTGTACCGGGATTTTATTCGTCACTGTCTAGCCTACCCAAAAGCTGATGGCATTTTGGTGAATACATGGGATGAAATGGAGCCTAGATCATTAAAATCCCTTCAAGACCCAAAACTTTTGGGTCGGGTCGCTCGTGTACCGGTTTACCCTGTCGGTCCATTATGCAGACCGGTTGAAACATCGGAAACCGATCACCCGGTTTTGGATTGGTTAAATGAACAGCCAGATGAATCGGTTCTCTACATCTCCTTCGGGAGTGGCGGTTCTCTAACGGCTAAACAGCTAACCGAACTGGCTTGGGGGCTCGAGCAGAGTCAGCAACGGTTCGTCTGGGTGGTTCGACCCCCGGTGGACGGTTCTTCTTGCAGCGATTATGTCTCGGCTAACGGAGGAGGCGGAGCCAAAGACAGCACGCCCGAATACTTACCGGAAGGGTTCGTGACACGTACTTGCGATAGAGGTCTCGTGGTCCCATCATGGGCCCCACAAACTGAAGTTCTTGCTCATAGGGCCGTTGGTGGGTTTTTGACACATTGCGGTTGGAACTCGACGCTAGAAGGCGTGGTTAGCGGCGTGCCGATGATCGCGTGGCCGCTTTTCGCCGAGCAGAATATGAACGCGGCGTTGCTCAGCGACGAACTTGGAATCGCCGTCAGAGCTGATGATTCGAAGGAGGCAATAACTAGATCGGAGATTGAGGCGGTTGTGAGGAAGGTTATGGCGGAAGAGGAAGGTGAAGAGATGAGAAGGAGAGTTAAGGAGCTGAGAGACAAGGCAGAGATGTCGTTGAGCATCGACGGTGGTGGTTCGGCGCACGAGTCGCTTTGCAAAGTCACGGAGGAGTGTACACGGTTTTTGGAACGTGACAGGGACTTGGCACGTGGTGCTTAG
- the LOC103829885 gene encoding uncharacterized protein LOC103829885, with the protein MTFSKSDPPQEWELAQSPTAPTLSKSLSKSHPPPQSMDLSDTTILCNTDGAWKADSVVAGSGWVFRDKHQEVGRGGRSHHHVASPLLAEALAIRDALLHAFSLGFTSIWLRSDAQALVTAITTKRRPTELYGVLSDIDSISSLFSVCRFSFCPRASNGLADTLAKAHLCIAPLGQLV; encoded by the coding sequence ATGACTTTCTCCAAATCGGATCCTCCGCAAGAATGGGAACTCGCGCAATCCCCGACGGCTCCCACGCTCTCCAAATCGCTCTCCAAATCGCATCCTCCGCCACAGTCGATGGATCTCTCTGACACGACAATCCTCTGCAATACGGATGGTGCCTGGAAAGCTGACTCTGTGGTTGCAGGATCAGGATGGGTCTTCAGAGACAAACACCAAGAGGTAGGGAGAGGAGGAAGATCTCACCATCACGTTGCATCACCACTTCTTGCAGAAGCTCTAGCCATTAGAGATGCTCTACTTCACGCCTTCTCACTCGGCTTCACCTCGATCTGGCTCCGTTCAGATGCTCAAGCGCTCGTTACGGCGATCACCACGAAGCGAAGACCGACAGAACTCTACGGAGTGTTGTCGGACATCGATTCGATCTCTTCTCTGTTTTCAGTCTGTCGCTTTTCATTTTGCCCTCGGGCCTCTAATGGGCTAGCGGACACATTAGCAAAAGCCCACCTTTGTATTGCCCCCTTGGGCCAACTCGTTTAG
- the LOC103829578 gene encoding dolichyl-diphosphooligosaccharide--protein glycosyltransferase 48 kDa subunit encodes MMNLSRSVALISLFLLPLLTFSFSVDNPTDRRVLVLLDDLSLKSSHSIFFSTLKSRGFDLDFKLAEDSKLALQRYGQYVYDGLIIFAPSTERFGGSLDSKSIADFVDSGRDLILSADTSASDLIRGIALECGVDFDEDSSAMVIDHSSFSVSDVDGDHTLIAADGLVKSHAILGKTKIEAPVLFRGVAHSLNPTNNLVLKVLSASPSAYSANPSSKLSSPPQLTGSAISLVSVMQARNNARVVISGSLQLFSDRLFRSGVQKAGSPNKYEKSGNQQFVTELSKWVFHERGHLKAGSLVHHRVGETDEPAIYRIKDDLEFSVEILEWSGKSWEPYVADDVQVQFYMMSPYVLKTLSTDKKGLYHTSFKVPDVYGVFQFKVEYEKLGYTTLSLSKQIPVRPYRHNEYERFIPTAYPYYGACFTTMAGFFVFSFVYLYHK; translated from the exons ATGATGAACCTCTCGAGATCCGTCGCGTTGATCTCACTATTCCTTCTTCCGCTGCTTACCTTCTCTTTCTCCGTCGACAATCCGACGGATCGGCGAGTTCTGGTTCTTCTCGACGACCTATCACTTAAATCCTCTCATTCCATCTTCTTCAGCACTCTCAAATCGCGTGGATTCGATCTCGATTTCAAGCTAGCTGAAGATTCGAAGCTCGCGCTTCAACGGTACGGCCAGTACGTGTACGACGGACTCATCATCTTCGCCCCGTCGACAGAGC GGTTTGGAGGATCGTTGGATTCGAAATCGATAGCTGATTTCGTTGATTCGGGTCGTGATTTGATCTTATCGGCGGATACTTCTGCGTCTGATCTGATTCGCGGGATTGCCTTGGAGTGTGGGGTTGATTTCGATGAG GATTCTTCGGCTATGGTTATTGATCATTCCAGCTTCTCTGTCTCTGATGTTGACGGAGACCACACCTTGATTGCTGCAGATGGTTTAGTTAAATCACATGCCATTCTAGGAAAAACCAAGATTGAG GCTCCTGTGCTCTTCAGAGGTGTTGCACATTCATTGAACCCTACCAACAATCTG GTTTTGAAAGTTCTTTCAGCTTCTCCCTCAGCTTATTCTGCTAACCCGAGCTCGAAGTTGTCGAGTCCCCCTCAGCTCACTGGGTCTGCTATTTCGCTAGTGTCCGTCATGCAg GCCAGGAACAATGCTAGGGTTGTGATCTCAGGCTCGTTGCAGTTGTTTAGCGACAG GTTATTCAGATCTGGTGTCCAGAAAGCTGGGAGTCCAAACAA ATACGAAAAATCTGGCAACCAACAGTTCGTGACTGAACTAAGCAAATGGGTCTTCCACGAAAGAGGTCATCTTAAG GCTGGTAGTCTTGTACACCACAGGGTTGGAGAAACAGATGAGCCAGCAATATATAGGATAAAGGATGACCTG GAATTTTCTGTGGAGATACTGGAGTGGTCAGGGAAGAGCTGGGAACCGTATGTAGCTGATGATGTGCAGGTTCAGTTTTACATGATGAGCCCGTATGTTCTGAAAACCTTGTCAACAGACAAAAAG GGTCTATATCATACATCATTCAAGGTTCCTGATGTGTATGGTGTATTCCAGTTTAAGGTTGAGTATGAAAAGCTAGGCTACACTACATTATCTCTTTCAAAGCAG ATTCCTGTGAGGCCTTACAGACACAATGAGTATGAGAGATTTATCCCAACTGCGTATCCTTATTATGGAGCCTGCTTTACCACT ATGGCTGGTTTCTTTGTCTTCAGCTTCGTCTACCTCTACCATAAGTAG